Proteins encoded together in one Streptomyces sp. B1I3 window:
- a CDS encoding DEAD/DEAH box helicase translates to MAGSALDSFSPATRSWFAGAFDAPTAAQEGAWRAIGEGSDVLVVAPTGSGKTLAAFLASLDRLAAEPPPAEAKKRCRVLYVSPMKALAVDVERNLRSPLIGIRQESVRLGLPEPEVRVGIRSGDTPPAERRAMATRPPDILITTPESLFLMLTSSAREALAGIETVILDEVHAVAGTKRGAHLAVSLERLDELLARPARRIGLSATVRPVDEVARFLSPQRKVEIVQPPSAKEFDLSVVVPVEDLGELGGSPATDGGAEQAEKPSIWPHVEERIADLVQSHRSTIVFANSRRLAERLCNRLNEIAYERATGTAFDDKASVGALPEAHSPAEVMAQSGAAKGAPPVLARAHHGSVSKEQRSQVEEDLKAGRLPAVVATSSLELGIDMGAVDLVIQVESPPSVASGLQRVGRAGHQVGAVSTGVVFPKYRGDLVQAAVVTERMRQGAIEALRIPSNPLDVLAQQIVAMVALDSWQADDLLALARRAAPFASLPESAFTAVLDMLAGRYPSDAFAELRPRVVWDRVAGTVTGRPGAQRLAVTSGGTIPDRGLFGVFLAGADPKKGGGRVGELDEEMVYESRVGDVFTLGTTSWRIEDITRDRVLVSPAPGVPGRLPFWKGDQLGRPLELGRALGAFLREIGGLSAEDARLRLLAAGLDAWAADNILSYLDEQRRACGHVPDDRTVLVERFRDELGDWRVVVHSPFGAQVHAPWALALAARLGERYGMDAQVMHADDGIVLRLPDADLMGLDLFDFDPAQTGPGSGTGGASAGGGAGGASAGAGFPGGGFDGEQPPVGATDVVFDKGEIAQIVTEQVGGSALFASRFRECAARALLLPRRSPGKRTPLWQQRQRASQLLQVASEFGSFPIVLEAVRECLQDVFDVPGLTELMGDLEARRVRLVEVTTPEPSPFARSLLFGYVAQFLYEGDSPLAERRAAALSLDSHLLAELLGQAELRELLDADVLGELERELQWLTDDRKIKDVEGVADLLRVLGPLTDAELAERAAEPHWAPELATARRAIQVRIGGSPHWAAIEDAGRLRDALGTALPVGVPEAFTEPVKDPLGDLLARHARTHGPFTTTQAAGRFGLGTAVTEGALQRLAASGRVVQGEFHPAGIGQEWCDATVLRRLRRRSLAALRQELEPVPPAALAGFLPQWQHLGGNSLRGIDGLARAIEQLQGAPVPASALEKLILPSRVAGYTPAMLDELTTTGEVVWAGSGALPGKDGWLSLYLADSAPLLLPPPRPLELTALHESVLTTLSGGYGLFFRQIADQVRATTHPDCADPQLADALWDLVWSGRLTNDTLAPLRSLLGSGRTAGSTAHRAKRSVPRGRYGSLTAAARPASRTGPPTVSGRWSLLPPAEPEPTHRAHALARTLLDRHGVVTRGAVQAEGVEGGFSATYRVLAAFEDSGQARRGYVVEGLGAAQFAMDGAVDRLRAVSTARDRTDPGATPRALVLAAADPANAYGAALPWPESPDGAGHKPGRKAGALVVLVDGELTLYMERGGKTLLAWPTEPADPALRAAAEALASAARAGALGTVTVERTNGASSLTSPLGRTLEEAGFLATPRGLRLRA, encoded by the coding sequence ATGGCCGGTTCCGCACTCGACTCGTTCTCGCCCGCGACCCGCAGCTGGTTCGCGGGCGCCTTCGACGCGCCCACGGCGGCACAGGAGGGTGCCTGGCGGGCCATCGGCGAGGGCTCGGACGTACTGGTCGTCGCGCCCACCGGTTCGGGCAAGACGCTCGCCGCCTTCCTCGCCTCGCTGGACCGGCTGGCAGCCGAGCCGCCGCCCGCCGAGGCGAAGAAGCGCTGCCGCGTGCTGTACGTGTCTCCGATGAAGGCGCTGGCGGTCGACGTGGAGCGCAACCTGCGCTCCCCCCTGATCGGGATCCGCCAGGAGTCGGTGCGCCTGGGTCTGCCCGAGCCGGAGGTGCGGGTGGGGATCCGTTCGGGCGACACCCCTCCGGCCGAGCGCCGTGCGATGGCGACCAGGCCCCCGGACATCCTGATCACCACTCCCGAGTCACTGTTCCTGATGCTCACCTCTTCGGCCCGGGAGGCACTCGCCGGGATCGAGACGGTGATCCTGGACGAGGTGCATGCCGTGGCCGGCACGAAGCGTGGCGCGCACCTCGCCGTGTCGTTGGAGCGGCTGGACGAACTGCTGGCCCGCCCTGCCCGCCGTATCGGGCTGTCGGCGACGGTCCGCCCGGTCGACGAGGTGGCGCGATTTCTGTCGCCGCAGCGGAAGGTGGAGATCGTCCAGCCTCCTTCGGCCAAGGAGTTCGACCTGTCCGTCGTCGTCCCGGTGGAGGACCTGGGGGAACTGGGCGGCTCGCCCGCGACCGACGGCGGGGCGGAGCAGGCGGAGAAGCCGTCCATCTGGCCGCACGTCGAGGAGCGGATCGCCGATCTCGTCCAGTCGCACCGCTCCACGATCGTCTTCGCCAATTCGCGGCGCCTGGCCGAGCGCCTGTGCAACCGGCTCAACGAGATCGCCTACGAGCGGGCGACCGGCACCGCGTTCGACGACAAGGCGTCCGTGGGAGCCCTTCCCGAGGCTCATTCCCCCGCCGAGGTCATGGCGCAGTCCGGGGCGGCCAAAGGGGCGCCCCCGGTGCTCGCCCGGGCCCACCACGGCTCGGTGTCCAAGGAGCAGCGCTCCCAGGTCGAGGAGGACCTCAAGGCGGGCCGGCTGCCCGCCGTGGTCGCCACCTCGAGTCTCGAGCTGGGCATCGACATGGGCGCGGTCGACCTGGTGATCCAGGTCGAGTCCCCGCCGTCCGTCGCCTCGGGACTCCAGCGGGTGGGCCGCGCGGGACACCAGGTCGGCGCCGTGTCCACCGGAGTCGTCTTCCCCAAGTACCGCGGCGACCTCGTACAGGCCGCCGTCGTCACCGAACGGATGCGCCAAGGGGCCATCGAGGCGCTGCGGATCCCGTCCAACCCCCTGGACGTGCTCGCCCAGCAGATCGTCGCCATGGTGGCGCTCGACAGCTGGCAGGCCGACGACCTCCTGGCCCTCGCCCGCCGCGCCGCCCCGTTCGCCTCGCTGCCCGAGTCCGCCTTCACCGCCGTGCTCGACATGCTCGCCGGACGCTACCCGTCCGATGCCTTCGCGGAGCTGCGCCCGCGGGTCGTGTGGGACCGCGTCGCCGGCACGGTCACGGGCCGCCCCGGCGCCCAGCGGCTCGCCGTCACCTCGGGCGGCACCATCCCCGACCGCGGACTCTTCGGCGTCTTCCTGGCCGGGGCCGACCCGAAGAAGGGGGGCGGCCGCGTCGGCGAGCTGGACGAGGAGATGGTGTACGAGTCCCGCGTCGGCGACGTCTTCACACTGGGCACCACGTCCTGGCGCATCGAGGACATCACCCGGGACCGGGTCCTGGTCTCGCCCGCCCCGGGCGTACCGGGCCGGCTGCCGTTCTGGAAGGGCGACCAGCTGGGCCGCCCGCTGGAGCTGGGACGCGCCCTGGGTGCGTTCCTGCGGGAGATCGGCGGGCTGTCCGCCGAGGACGCCCGCCTCCGGCTGCTCGCGGCCGGGCTCGACGCCTGGGCGGCGGACAACATCCTGTCCTACCTGGACGAGCAGCGCCGGGCATGCGGACACGTCCCCGACGACCGGACCGTTCTCGTCGAGAGATTCCGGGACGAGCTGGGTGACTGGCGGGTCGTGGTGCATTCGCCGTTCGGCGCCCAGGTGCATGCCCCGTGGGCACTCGCGCTGGCGGCACGGCTCGGCGAGCGGTACGGCATGGACGCCCAGGTCATGCATGCGGACGACGGCATCGTCCTGCGGCTGCCCGACGCCGACCTCATGGGCCTGGACCTCTTCGACTTCGATCCCGCCCAGACGGGTCCCGGCAGTGGGACGGGCGGCGCGTCGGCCGGCGGTGGAGCGGGCGGTGCGTCCGCCGGCGCAGGGTTCCCCGGCGGCGGGTTCGACGGCGAACAGCCGCCCGTGGGGGCGACCGACGTCGTCTTCGACAAGGGCGAGATCGCCCAGATCGTCACCGAACAGGTGGGCGGCTCCGCCCTGTTCGCCTCCCGTTTCCGCGAATGCGCGGCGCGCGCCCTGCTGCTGCCCCGGCGCAGCCCCGGCAAGCGCACCCCTCTGTGGCAGCAGCGCCAGCGCGCGTCCCAGCTGCTGCAGGTGGCCTCCGAGTTCGGCTCGTTCCCGATCGTCCTGGAAGCGGTCCGCGAGTGCCTCCAGGACGTATTCGACGTCCCGGGCCTCACGGAACTGATGGGTGATCTGGAAGCCCGCCGGGTCCGCCTGGTGGAGGTGACCACTCCCGAGCCCTCGCCGTTCGCGCGTTCGCTCCTCTTCGGCTACGTCGCGCAGTTCCTGTACGAGGGCGACTCCCCGCTCGCCGAGCGGCGGGCCGCCGCGCTCTCGCTCGACTCCCACCTCCTGGCCGAACTGCTGGGCCAGGCGGAGCTGCGCGAGCTGCTCGACGCCGATGTACTGGGCGAACTCGAACGTGAGCTCCAGTGGCTGACCGACGACAGGAAGATCAAGGACGTCGAGGGAGTCGCCGACCTGCTGCGCGTCCTCGGCCCCCTGACGGACGCCGAACTGGCCGAGCGCGCCGCCGAGCCGCACTGGGCTCCCGAGCTGGCCACGGCCCGGCGGGCCATCCAGGTACGCATCGGCGGATCCCCGCACTGGGCGGCGATCGAGGACGCGGGCCGGCTGCGGGACGCGCTCGGGACGGCACTGCCCGTGGGTGTGCCCGAGGCGTTCACCGAACCGGTGAAGGATCCACTCGGCGACCTCCTGGCCCGTCATGCCCGTACCCACGGCCCGTTCACCACCACGCAGGCGGCCGGCCGCTTCGGCCTCGGCACCGCCGTCACCGAGGGGGCACTGCAGCGCCTGGCCGCGTCGGGACGCGTCGTCCAGGGCGAGTTCCACCCGGCGGGCATCGGCCAGGAGTGGTGCGACGCCACGGTCCTGCGCCGGCTGCGCCGGCGTTCGCTGGCCGCGCTCCGCCAGGAGCTGGAGCCGGTCCCACCGGCCGCCCTGGCCGGCTTCCTCCCCCAGTGGCAGCACCTCGGCGGCAACAGCCTGCGCGGGATCGACGGGCTGGCCCGTGCCATCGAGCAGTTGCAGGGCGCCCCGGTCCCCGCTTCGGCTCTGGAGAAGCTGATCCTGCCGAGCCGCGTCGCGGGGTACACCCCCGCCATGCTAGACGAGCTCACCACCACCGGTGAGGTGGTCTGGGCCGGGTCGGGCGCGCTCCCCGGAAAGGACGGCTGGCTCTCCCTCTACCTCGCCGACAGTGCCCCTCTCCTGCTGCCGCCGCCCCGTCCGCTGGAGCTGACCGCGCTGCACGAGTCGGTCCTCACGACGCTTTCCGGCGGATACGGCCTCTTCTTCCGCCAGATCGCCGATCAGGTACGCGCCACCACCCACCCCGACTGCGCAGACCCGCAGCTGGCCGACGCCCTCTGGGACCTGGTCTGGTCCGGCCGGCTCACCAACGACACCCTGGCACCGCTGCGCTCGCTGCTCGGCTCGGGGCGCACGGCGGGCTCCACCGCCCACCGCGCCAAGCGCAGCGTGCCACGCGGCCGTTACGGGTCGTTGACCGCGGCCGCCCGCCCCGCGTCCCGGACCGGCCCTCCGACCGTCTCGGGCCGCTGGTCCCTTCTGCCCCCTGCCGAGCCCGAACCCACCCACCGCGCACACGCCCTCGCCCGCACGCTCCTGGACCGCCACGGTGTGGTGACGCGCGGCGCCGTGCAGGCCGAAGGGGTGGAGGGCGGGTTCTCCGCGACGTACCGCGTCCTGGCCGCGTTCGAGGACAGCGGGCAGGCCCGCCGCGGATATGTCGTCGAAGGCCTGGGTGCGGCGCAGTTCGCGATGGACGGCGCCGTGGACCGGCTCAGGGCCGTGTCCACCGCCCGCGACCGTACGGACCCCGGCGCGACTCCCCGCGCCCTCGTCCTCGCCGCGGCCGATCCGGCCAATGCCTACGGTGCGGCGCTGCCCTGGCCCGAGTCGCCCGACGGGGCCGGACACAAGCCGGGCCGCAAGGCGGGGGCGCTGGTGGTCCTCGTCGACGGCGAACTCACGCTCTACATGGAGCGCGGCGGCAAGACACTGCTCGCGTGGCCCACCGAACCGGCCGATCCGGCGCTCCGGGCGGCTGCCGAGGCGCTCGCGTCGGCGGCACGTGCGGGGGCGCTCGGTACGGTCACGGTGGAGCGCACGAACGGCGCCTCCTCCCTCACCTCCCCGCTGGGCCGCACCTTGGAGGAGGCGGGATTCCTCGCCACCCCGCGAGGGCTTCGGCTGCGCGCGTGA
- a CDS encoding CinA family protein, which produces MTSEAALVLRLLQERGETLAVAESLTGGLVAAELTSVPGASQSFRGSVTAYATPLKQQVLGVDGALLAERGAVDPDVAGAMAAGVREVLGADWGVSTTGVAGPEPQDGQPVGTVYVAVSGPGGIQKVAGLRLNGGRADIRRESVRSVLELLSGELGENARAQDTEQNGGN; this is translated from the coding sequence GTGACGTCCGAGGCGGCCTTGGTGCTGCGACTGCTTCAGGAGCGTGGTGAGACGCTCGCCGTCGCCGAGTCCCTGACCGGCGGCCTGGTGGCCGCGGAGCTGACCTCGGTGCCCGGCGCCTCGCAATCCTTCCGGGGGTCCGTGACGGCGTACGCGACGCCCCTGAAGCAGCAGGTGCTGGGTGTCGACGGAGCGCTTCTCGCCGAGCGCGGCGCGGTGGACCCCGATGTGGCCGGCGCGATGGCCGCAGGGGTGCGGGAGGTGCTGGGCGCGGACTGGGGGGTGTCGACCACGGGCGTCGCGGGCCCCGAACCACAGGACGGACAGCCCGTGGGGACGGTCTACGTGGCCGTTTCGGGACCCGGCGGCATACAGAAAGTCGCCGGGTTGAGGTTGAACGGCGGGCGGGCGGACATCCGTAGAGAGAGTGTACGGAGCGTGCTCGAGCTGCTCTCCGGCGAACTCGGCGAAAATGCGAGGGCACAGGATACGGAACAGAACGGGGGGAATTGA
- a CDS encoding helix-turn-helix domain-containing protein, which translates to MSIGNSPEDDRPSIGLALQQARIAAGLTVEEVSNSTRVRMPIVHAIETDDFSRCGGDVYARGHIRMFARAVRLDPDPLVAQYDAEHGGRPAPTPAAPLFEAERIRSDPRRPNWTAAMVAAIVAVVGFVGFTLFTGGDDDSGAAQVAEGSTPDRTTPTPTATKPADPKPVPSDSAIAAAPRDKVTVKLSATERKSWISAKDHNGRLLFDGLLLKGESKTFQDKERVDLVLGDAGAVELFVNGKKVDDQFEPGQVERLSYTKGDPEVG; encoded by the coding sequence GTGTCCATCGGCAACTCCCCCGAAGACGACCGGCCTTCCATCGGACTCGCGCTTCAGCAGGCACGCATCGCGGCGGGTCTGACGGTCGAGGAAGTCAGCAACTCCACCCGGGTGCGCATGCCCATCGTGCACGCGATCGAGACGGACGACTTCTCCCGCTGCGGCGGCGACGTGTACGCACGCGGTCACATCCGCATGTTCGCGCGCGCCGTCCGGCTCGACCCGGACCCGCTCGTCGCGCAGTACGACGCCGAGCACGGTGGGCGCCCCGCGCCCACCCCCGCGGCGCCGCTGTTCGAGGCGGAACGCATCCGGTCCGACCCCCGTCGGCCCAATTGGACCGCCGCGATGGTGGCGGCGATCGTCGCCGTGGTCGGCTTCGTCGGCTTCACCCTCTTCACCGGCGGCGACGACGACTCGGGCGCGGCCCAGGTGGCCGAGGGCTCGACGCCGGACAGGACCACTCCCACGCCCACGGCCACCAAGCCCGCCGACCCCAAGCCCGTGCCCTCCGACAGCGCCATCGCCGCGGCCCCGCGGGACAAGGTGACGGTGAAGCTGAGCGCCACCGAGCGCAAGAGCTGGATCTCCGCCAAGGACCACAACGGGCGGCTGCTGTTCGACGGGCTGCTGCTCAAGGGCGAGTCCAAGACCTTCCAGGACAAGGAGCGGGTCGACCTCGTCCTCGGCGACGCCGGGGCGGTCGAGCTCTTCGTGAACGGCAAGAAGGTCGACGACCAGTTCGAGCCGGGTCAGGTCGAACGGCTCTCGTACACCAAGGGTGACCCCGAGGTCGGCTGA
- a CDS encoding Dps family protein, translating into MSVVKSPLTEDDRKVVGDALQGALVDLIDLSLVAKQVHWNVVGPRFRSVHLQLDEVVDTARQHSDTVAERASAVGVNPDGRTRTLSRTTAIDSVPDGWIKDGDAVKVLVDALRVVIDRMRERIDATADPDPVSQDILITLTADLEKHAWMFQAESA; encoded by the coding sequence ATGTCTGTCGTGAAGAGCCCGCTGACCGAGGACGACCGCAAGGTTGTCGGAGACGCACTGCAAGGTGCTCTGGTCGACCTGATCGACCTTTCCCTCGTGGCGAAGCAGGTCCACTGGAACGTCGTCGGTCCGCGCTTCCGGTCCGTCCATCTCCAGCTCGACGAGGTCGTGGACACGGCGCGACAGCACTCGGACACGGTCGCGGAGAGGGCTTCGGCGGTCGGTGTCAACCCGGACGGGCGGACCCGGACCCTCTCGCGGACCACGGCCATCGATTCCGTGCCCGACGGCTGGATCAAGGACGGGGATGCGGTGAAGGTACTGGTGGACGCCCTGCGTGTGGTGATCGACCGGATGCGGGAGCGGATCGATGCGACCGCGGACCCGGATCCCGTCAGCCAGGACATCCTGATCACCCTGACAGCCGATCTTGAGAAGCACGCGTGGATGTTCCAGGCGGAGAGTGCTTGA
- a CDS encoding Fpg/Nei family DNA glycosylase yields the protein MPEGDTVKQTAKRLDTALAGHVLTRSDLRVPRFATADLTGRRVLDVTARGKHLLTRVEDGLTLHSHLRMDGAWRIYAPGERWRGGPAHQIRAILATADHTAVGYRLPVLELLRTRDEANVVGHLGPDLLGPDWDPEAALRNLLTGPARSVGEALLDQRNLAGIGNVYKCELCFLARVTPWTPVGELPLPIVSRMVTVAKHLLEANRDRPTRTTTGGPTAALPHPRAREPLFVYARAGRPCLRCRTPIRKADQDTRPTYWCPHCQSGPTG from the coding sequence ATGCCCGAAGGTGACACGGTCAAGCAGACCGCCAAGCGTCTCGACACCGCACTCGCCGGCCACGTCCTGACGCGTTCGGATCTGCGGGTCCCCCGGTTCGCCACGGCCGACCTGACGGGGCGGAGGGTCCTGGACGTCACCGCGCGCGGCAAACACCTGCTCACACGCGTCGAGGACGGGCTCACCCTGCACAGCCATCTGCGGATGGACGGCGCGTGGCGCATCTACGCTCCGGGCGAGCGCTGGCGCGGCGGTCCGGCCCACCAGATCCGGGCGATCCTCGCCACCGCGGACCACACCGCCGTCGGATACCGCCTGCCCGTGCTCGAACTGCTGCGTACCAGGGACGAGGCGAACGTCGTCGGGCATCTGGGCCCCGATCTGCTCGGCCCGGACTGGGACCCCGAGGCCGCGCTGCGCAACCTGCTCACCGGTCCGGCGCGCTCCGTCGGTGAGGCTCTCCTGGACCAGCGGAACCTGGCCGGGATCGGCAATGTCTACAAGTGCGAGCTCTGCTTCCTGGCGCGCGTCACACCCTGGACACCGGTGGGCGAGCTGCCCCTGCCGATCGTCTCGCGCATGGTCACCGTGGCCAAGCACCTACTGGAAGCCAATCGTGACCGTCCCACGCGGACCACCACCGGCGGCCCCACAGCCGCCCTGCCCCATCCGCGCGCCCGCGAGCCGCTCTTCGTCTACGCCCGGGCGGGCCGCCCCTGCCTGCGCTGTCGCACACCGATCCGCAAGGCGGACCAGGACACCCGGCCCACCTACTGGTGTCCGCACTGCCAGTCCGGCCCCACCGGCTGA
- a CDS encoding helix-turn-helix domain-containing protein, with translation MILLRRLLGDVLRRQRQRQGRTLREVSSSARVSLGYLSEVERGQKEASSELLSAICDALDVRMSELMREVSDELSLAELAESAAASDPVSVPVRPMLNSVSVTSVAGVPTGRVTIKAPAEAVDVVAA, from the coding sequence ATGATCCTGCTCCGTCGCCTGCTTGGTGACGTGCTGCGTCGGCAGCGCCAGCGCCAAGGCCGTACTCTGCGCGAAGTCTCCTCGTCCGCCCGAGTCTCGCTCGGCTATCTTTCCGAGGTGGAGCGGGGGCAGAAGGAGGCATCCTCCGAGCTGCTCTCCGCCATTTGCGACGCGCTTGACGTACGGATGTCCGAGCTCATGCGTGAAGTGAGCGATGAACTGTCGCTGGCCGAGCTGGCCGAGTCGGCAGCAGCCAGTGACCCGGTGTCTGTACCGGTACGCCCAATGCTCAATTCTGTCTCTGTGACGTCGGTGGCAGGTGTACCGACGGGACGGGTGACCATCAAGGCGCCCGCGGAGGCGGTGGATGTCGTCGCCGCCTGA
- the rimO gene encoding 30S ribosomal protein S12 methylthiotransferase RimO: protein MPERRTVALVTLGCARNEVDSEELAGRLAADGWELVENATDADVAVVNTCGFVEAAKKDSVDALLEANDLKDHGRTQAVVAVGCMAERYGKDLAEALPEADGVLGFDDYADISDRLQTILNGGIHASHTPRDRRKLLPISPAARQDAAVALPGHAQDVAPAPADLPEGVAPLSGPRAPLRRRLGTSPVASVKLASGCDRRCSFCAIPSFRGSFISRRPSDVLGETRWLAEQGVKEVMLVSENNTSYGKDLGDIRLLETLLPELADVDGIERIRVSYLQPAEMRPGLIDVLTSTPKVAPYFDLSFQHSAPGVLRAMRRFGDTDRFLELLDTIRSKAPQAGARSNFIVGFPGETEADLAELERFLTGARLDAIGVFGYSDEEGTEAVGYENKLDADVIAERLAHISQLAEELTSQRAEERVGETLQVLVESVESEEDGPVAVGRAAHQAPETDGQVVFTTREGLVPGRMVEAKAVGTEGVDLVAEHHELAEAAR, encoded by the coding sequence ATGCCCGAACGCCGTACCGTCGCCCTTGTCACTCTTGGCTGCGCCCGTAACGAGGTGGACTCGGAGGAGCTCGCAGGCCGCTTGGCAGCGGACGGCTGGGAGCTCGTCGAGAACGCCACCGACGCGGATGTCGCCGTCGTCAACACCTGTGGCTTCGTCGAGGCCGCCAAAAAGGACTCCGTCGACGCCCTGCTGGAAGCCAACGATCTCAAGGATCACGGCAGAACCCAGGCCGTCGTGGCCGTCGGCTGCATGGCCGAGCGCTACGGCAAGGACCTCGCCGAGGCTCTGCCGGAAGCGGACGGAGTGCTCGGCTTCGACGACTACGCCGACATCTCCGACCGCCTGCAGACCATCCTCAACGGCGGCATCCACGCCTCCCACACCCCGCGTGACCGGCGCAAGCTGCTCCCGATCAGCCCGGCCGCGCGGCAGGACGCCGCCGTCGCGCTGCCCGGGCACGCCCAGGACGTCGCCCCGGCCCCCGCCGACCTGCCGGAAGGCGTCGCGCCGCTCTCCGGGCCGCGGGCACCGCTGCGCCGCAGGCTGGGCACCAGCCCGGTCGCCTCGGTGAAGCTCGCCTCCGGCTGCGACCGCCGCTGCTCCTTCTGCGCCATCCCGTCCTTCCGCGGCTCGTTCATCTCCCGGCGCCCCTCCGACGTCCTGGGGGAGACCCGCTGGCTCGCGGAGCAGGGGGTCAAGGAGGTGATGCTGGTCTCCGAGAACAACACGTCCTACGGCAAGGACCTCGGTGACATCAGGCTCCTCGAGACCCTGCTGCCCGAGCTCGCCGACGTCGACGGCATCGAGCGGATCCGCGTCAGCTACCTGCAGCCCGCGGAGATGCGCCCGGGCCTGATCGACGTCCTCACCTCGACGCCGAAGGTCGCCCCCTACTTCGACCTGTCCTTCCAGCACTCCGCCCCCGGGGTGCTCCGTGCGATGCGCCGGTTCGGCGACACGGACCGGTTCCTCGAGCTGCTGGACACGATCCGCAGCAAGGCGCCGCAGGCCGGCGCCCGGTCGAACTTCATCGTGGGGTTCCCGGGCGAGACGGAGGCCGACCTCGCGGAGCTGGAACGCTTCCTCACCGGAGCGCGCCTGGACGCCATCGGGGTCTTCGGGTACTCCGACGAGGAGGGCACCGAGGCCGTCGGTTACGAGAACAAGCTGGACGCCGACGTCATCGCCGAACGCCTCGCCCACATCTCGCAGCTCGCGGAGGAGCTGACCTCTCAGCGCGCCGAGGAGAGGGTCGGAGAGACCCTGCAGGTCCTGGTGGAGTCCGTGGAGTCCGAGGAGGACGGGCCGGTCGCGGTGGGCCGCGCGGCCCACCAGGCGCCGGAAACGGATGGGCAGGTCGTCTTCACCACACGCGAGGGGCTCGTGCCGGGCCGTATGGTCGAGGCTAAGGCAGTGGGCACCGAGGGAGTGGACCTCGTGGCCGAACACCACGAGCTTGCGGAGGCAGCCAGATGA
- the pgsA gene encoding CDP-diacylglycerol--glycerol-3-phosphate 3-phosphatidyltransferase: protein MTGAPASAAGGSGSTPAPRGGKLGASAVNQAGLWNIANILTMVRLLLVPGFVMLLLHDGGYDPVWRSFAWAAFAVAMITDLFDGHLARAYNLVTDFGKIADPIADKAIMGAALICLSLLGDLPWWITGVILFRELGITLMRFWVIRHAVIPASRGGKLKTLAQGTAVGMYVLALTGPLATLRFWMMMAAVVLTVVTGLDYVRQAVVLRRKGLAADRAAALEAVTAAADADGAGTDGRRHDGGRRPSGGVEERVAGARGAAEAER from the coding sequence ATGACGGGAGCCCCGGCATCCGCGGCAGGCGGCTCCGGCTCGACGCCGGCGCCCCGCGGCGGCAAGCTGGGTGCGTCGGCCGTCAACCAGGCCGGCCTGTGGAACATCGCCAACATCCTCACGATGGTGCGGCTGCTGCTCGTCCCCGGGTTCGTCATGCTGCTCCTGCACGACGGCGGATACGACCCGGTGTGGCGCTCTTTCGCCTGGGCGGCCTTCGCCGTCGCGATGATCACGGATCTCTTCGACGGGCATCTCGCCCGCGCCTACAACCTGGTCACGGACTTCGGGAAGATCGCCGACCCGATCGCCGACAAGGCGATCATGGGTGCGGCACTGATCTGCCTGTCCTTGCTGGGCGATCTGCCGTGGTGGATCACCGGCGTGATCCTCTTCCGGGAACTCGGCATCACGCTCATGCGGTTCTGGGTCATCCGCCATGCGGTGATTCCGGCCAGCCGCGGCGGGAAGCTGAAGACACTGGCTCAGGGCACGGCCGTCGGAATGTACGTCCTGGCACTGACGGGACCGCTGGCGACCTTGCGCTTCTGGATGATGATGGCCGCCGTGGTGCTGACGGTCGTGACGGGGCTCGACTACGTGCGCCAGGCCGTGGTGCTGCGCCGCAAGGGGCTCGCAGCCGACCGGGCGGCGGCCCTGGAGGCGGTCACGGCGGCAGCGGACGCCGACGGCGCCGGGACGGACGGCAGGCGGCATGACGGGGGCCGCCGCCCGAGTGGCGGTGTCGAGGAGCGCGTTGCGGGCGCCAGGGGCGCGGCGGAGGCCGAGCGGTGA
- a CDS encoding CsbD family protein: MSDDKAMDKMKGKAKEATGKLTGDRRKETEGKTDQAKAKAGGALDDAGERAKGMKDSMSDKDRR; the protein is encoded by the coding sequence ATGAGTGACGACAAGGCCATGGACAAGATGAAGGGCAAGGCCAAGGAGGCGACGGGGAAGCTCACGGGCGACCGCCGCAAGGAGACCGAGGGCAAGACCGACCAGGCGAAGGCCAAGGCCGGCGGCGCCCTCGACGATGCAGGTGAGCGCGCCAAGGGCATGAAGGACTCCATGTCCGACAAGGACCGCCGCTGA